CCGAAATACTTGAATGTTTCGTATGAAAAAAAATTTGACTTGAGATATGGGGAAAATCCTCACCAGTCGGCTGCATACTATGTTTCAATTACCGAAAATGGAAGCATGAAGGATTTTGTCCAGTTAAATGGAAAAGAATTGTCGTTTAATAATATCAGGGATATGGATATTGCTTGGAAAGTGGCAAATGAATTTGATGAAATTGCCTGCTGTGCTGTAAAACACTCGACTCCTTGCGGTGTGGCAGTTGCAGATGATGTTTTCATGGCTTACAAAAAAGCTCATGATTGTGATCCAGTATCAATTTTTGGCGGAATCGTTGCGATTAATAGAGAAATTGATGCAAAAACTGCACAGGAACTGCACAAAATTTTCCTAGAAATCGTAATTGCCCCAGCATTTACTGATGAAGCTCTTGAAATATTAAAATCCAAGAAAAATTTGAGAGTAATAAAATGCGAAGTTGCAAAACCGCAGGATAAAGTGGAATATGTAAAAGTTGATGGCGGAATATTAGTTCAGCAGACAAATCAGAAGATGATTGACAATATGGAAGTTGTAACAAAAAAACAGCCAACAGAGCAAGAATTAAAAGATATGGAACTTGGAATGAAAGTCGTAAAACACGTAAAATCAAATGCAATTGTGGTCGTAAAAGATGGAGCGGCAACAGGAGTTGGAACAGGGCAGACAAACAGAATTTGGGCAACTCAGCACGCACTTGAACATGCCAAAGGGGACTTGGATTCACTAGAAGGAGCAGTTTTGGCATCAGACGCATTTTTCCCATTCAGAGATTGTGTAGACGAAGCTGCAAAATACGGTATCAAAGCATTAGTACAGCCAGGTGGCTCAATTAGAGATAAAGAGTCAATCGAAGCTGCCGATGAACACGGAATGACAATGGTATTTACTGGAATTAGACATTTTAAACATTAAGACTGGTATATTTAGGACATGTAGATGAAGGAAAGTAATAAGAAAGATAGTGAAATTTACTATTACAATTTACCAAGATTTGGCTTGACATTCTGCGAACGAAAGAGTATAATTTTTTTAGATTTGTATCATGCTAAAATACAGGAAACTGTATGATGCAAAACTATAGGGACTGTAGAATGCTAGTAAGTTGAAGTATTGATTATTAGACACAGTCTTTCACCAAATCAAAGGGAGAGATTGTGTCTTTTTTGTATCAGTGAGGTAAATTATGAACAGATATTTAAAAATATTAGAGATTTAAGAAAAATGGGAAATTAAGGAACGAAGAACCGATACTTTGTATTTAGAAGGGGATATAGAAGGGAAAATTAAGTTTGAGAATATCTAGTCAATCCTGGAAGATGCACAAAAATTAAAAGATGAAAGAATAAAAAAAGAAAGTGTATAAAAGAAAAATAACCTTGCAAAAAATGGAGATGAAAAGATGAAAGTTGAAGCCGTATTTCGATTATTAGGTAAGTATTTTAATTATTGTATTGGTAACGGAGATGAGAAAATTGGTCGATTGATACAGATAAAGATTGATAGTAATGAACGAATAATGGTAGGAATTGATGAGGATGGATTTATCGAAGAATACGAGATTTCAGATATAATCATAAAAAATAATACAGAAGGAAATATAGGACTTGTAAGACAAATAATCAAACAGGTCAATAAGAATATTAATGCTTTCAAGTTTGATCTGGCTGAATATAGAAGGGATGATTTTCTGAGAATACTTCAAGAAATAGAAGATGAAAATATAAGAAGAGAAATAGCGGATGCGTTTAATTTAGGAGCAGCTTTGAATGTATATGATGAAGTGATTGACAAAATTCTAAATATTAACAATGTCTCTGATGAGGATAAGGATTTATTATGTGGTATGATAGCCTATAAACAACATGATAATTCATCAGCATATAAAATATTTAGTAAAAGATGGCTAAAAAAAAGAAACGATCCAGATATATGCAGAGATTTTATTCTTGTGGCAGACGAATTTGATAATGATGTACTCTGTTTCTATTTACTTAAAGATTTTTTTAGAAAAAATAGGAGGTATGTGGATGACAGATATTATATTACGTTGTGGTGGAAGTATCTTTTTTATGCTGTAAAATACAATAATTTTGATTTGTTAATGGAAATGAATATTTCAGAATGGAATGTTAGACATTTGCTGGATTCTTATATTTATATCTTTAATATGTATAATATGGGACATTTGGCAATAAGATTAGTTGGTTTATTTGTAAATGGAAATAACACGATTTTGCAAGGAAATAATGAGGACTTAGGTAATGTACAAAACACAATTGATGAAATAAATCTTCTTAAAAATTATTTACCAGATACTGTTGAAAGTTACTATTTGAGATTTGAATCATGTATGAAAAGAATTTTGCAATGCTATACAGAAAATAAAAAGGGTGATTCTGAAGAAGAAAAGTCTGGCTACATATATGAATATGTAGAGTCTAGAAATTATGGATTCATTATTGGTATAGATTTTCAAAAATATTTTTATCATCGGGATTATTTATCATTAAACTTGAGAAAAAGGGTGATGGATAATATTTATTCTAAAAATAGTGTTGAAACGGAAGATAAATTATTTGTTCAATTCAGAAGTGAACGAAGTAATAAAAAAATTCAAGCAATAGATATTATTTAATTGGAGGAGGTTAGTAATGGGAGAAAGAAGTAGAAATGAGAAAAATTTTGTTGCAGATAGAATGTTAAAAATATATGGGATTTCAGATGAAGAAAAAGGTTTGTTCTATTTACAAGTCGATTGGCTTTTAGAAAATGCTGTTTATCCTTCAGAAAGTGGTTATGCTGAGAATCTTAGCGATTTATGGAATGTATATATGCCGAGTTATCATTTTGATAAAATAGTGCTTGAGTATTCTAAAAAATATCACCCTGTATTAAGATATGTACATGATGGAGAAATACAAAAATTCAATTCGGTTAAATATATGCAGGACACTGCAGTAAAGAATTATATTAAAACTCGAATATCACAGGGAATAACTAACAGAATGGTTCTAGTAAAAGAATGTTTTGAAATATTTAAGGACATAAGCGATAGAACAAAGCTTTATGATGTGATTAATAAGTGTTTAGAGATATATTTTGTAAATGGTGAGTTAGAACAGCAATCAATATCTTTTCTTAAAAGATTTCAGGATAGTGATATTCAACCATATTCCGAAATTGTAGAGAGATTATCAGATATTAACGAACAAAAAAAAATGGCTTTATCAGCTAGAAAAAATCTGTTTAATAGTCTAAATATTACAAAAATTACAGAAACAGAATATATGGCTCTGATAGATATTTTACTCTGTAAATTGGCGATAACTGATACTGAAAAGAGATTCTCAGATGTTTTGGAGAATACATGGAATGAAACTTTTGAAGGCGTGCCGTATTCAGATAAAGTTTATTCTTTTATTGAAAAAAATGAAAAACCATATATGAGTGCTGCATGTTTTAGTATAAAAAACATAAAAGATGGTAAGGTCGTGCGTCAGTTGTACAAGGATGCAGTCATATTAATAGCAGCAATAGAGAATACTGAAAAAGGTAATTTTAAATTCGGATTAAGAGAAGTAAATGATGTGTGGAAAAGAGAGGGTATGAAATTTGCCAATGGATATTTTTTTGATGATGAATTTGAAAGGATGAAGGATGGACTGGAATCTCCTATATTATTGAACAATAAAAATATAGTTGAAGAATTTCATAGAGTGTTACTTGAAAAAATCGAAACAGCAGATTTTTCAAGTCGAAATTCTGGAGGAAAAAAATATCATTCATCAGAAATGGAACACGTCGCATTAAATGAAAAAGAAAGACAGATAGATGAATTACAAGAAAAAATAGTTGAACTAGAGGAGAGGGTTGAAATTACTGAAAAGGAAGTGCTTTCTCAATTTATTTCTTTGCTTGATAGCAAAAAATATGATCATGTTTTGGGGAAACTTTATAGAATAGCATATTCGAATGATGAAATGAAAACAGAAGATATAAAACGTATCCTTAAAAACTTATTTGAAATAATGAATATTAGTGGAATTGATATTGTTGGAGAAATAGATACGGAAGCTAATGATGTGGATTTAAAAAAGGGTAAATACAGATTGGATAAAGAAGTATCTGGAAAAGCAGAAATAAGGTATCCAGGATATAGAGTAGGAAATTCTGTGATATTACATCCATTAGCTGAGGAGGTGTAACTATGGCAGGAAGAAAGGCGTTTTATGGTATTGATTTGGGTACAACCCATACTGTTGTTGTAAAAGCAACAAAAGAAGGAGGAGAATGGAAATATGTAAAACTTAAATTAGTTAATATGCCCATAAGTGAGTTAGATGATATTAAAGAAACTGAACTACTACCGTCAGCAGTTTATTTTGCTAAAGATGGAAGGATAATAGTAGGTGAATATGCAAAGGAAGCAATTCATTTTGATCCAGAAAGAGTTTACATTAATGCAAAAATAGATTTAGGAGGTAGTTTAAGAAAGGATCAATACAATGAACATACTCCACAAGAGGTGTCTAAAGAAATATTAAAGGTTTGCTTTGCAAAAATTGTAGAAGATGGAGGATCAAACGCAAGTGTTAGAATATCTGTTCCGGCTGCATTTAGTCAGGATAAACGTAGCGATACTGAAAACGCAGCAAAACAAGCACTTTTTGAATTAGGTTATAAAGATTTGAAATTGGTGAGAACAACGGAGGAACCTTTTGCAGCACTTGTTAATCTTGTTGTAAACGAAAATCAATTTATTAATATGGTTCAAAGCAATAAAAATACTATTATGCTAATTGATATTGGTGGAGGAACTATGGACATAATTATTAGTGATATTTCACAAGATAAAGCTAATAATGTTTTAAAAGCTAGTACTCCATATGAGCCAGCTAAACATGATGAATTCGCAGGGGCAAAATTTGATTATGAGATGATGAAGAAATTTATGGCTGATTTTCTGAACCACTATGAATTATATGAACATGAAGTTCCAGAACAAGATTTAATAATACTAGAAAAAAGAATGCTTCTTATTACGGAAGATGCAAAGAAATTTTTGTGCAATAAAGAGAATGCGTCAAGAACATACGAGTTTACATGTGATTTTGAGGGATTGAGAATAGATTTATCCCAAAAAGAGCCATTTAAAATTTCGATTTCAAAGAAACAGATGGATATTGCGTTAGACGGATTACTTAACAGTAAGGAAGAATATGGAACAAATCAGTCGATTAAAAGAATTATAAGAAAAACCTTATCAGATAATGGTTTATCTCCTAAGGATATTGACTGTATTTATTTGACGGGTGGAATGGCAAATTATGATCAGATTTCCAATACGATTAAATCTGTAATACAAAAACCAGTAATTGTGGCAAAAGAACCACTATATTGTACTGCAATAGGTGTAGCACTCTCTTTGGTAATTCAGACTCCAGAAGGTACTGCTGAAATATCTAAGGCATTGCAGAAGAAAATGAGTACAAGAAATAATGACGAGGAAACTGAAATAATAACAAGAGAATTTGAAACAGAAAAACAGGAAGAGATTATAAGCGGAGCAAACATTGATATATCAGAAACAAAAAGAATGGGGATGTCTTATTATATCGATGTAGAGGATAAAATGCCAGTTGAGATAATTTCAAAAGATGAAAGCTATCCTTGTTTGCTAAAAAACTCAAATGTAAAATTAAAGACATCATCACAAAGTCGAATGAATTTAGTGTTATATGAAGGTCGTAGCGTTTATGATTGTGGAATGCGTTTGCTAAGAAAAAAGACAGTAGAATTCAGCGAGATGGTAAATATCGGAACAACTATAGATATTTCATATAAAATAGATGCAAATAAGCTTATTACAATTTATGCGTCTGTAGATGGTGAGGCACCATTCGAGTTTAATACAGAGGAGGATTGATGATGGCAATAAGAATAAGTCAATTGCCTTTTAAGGATCAATTGAAATTTGGTCTATTAAGTAAAGCGGATCAAGTGGATATACTTAATTGTAAAACACCAGCGGAAGCATCTGCAATGCTGGAAAATAAAAAAGAGACAGTTCATTTAAATATGGGAACATATGAGCCCAAACTTCAAGTTTCTGGCTCATCTGTAAAATATAGAACAAAGAATTTGTTTACTGAGATATTTGATGAAAAAGATGTGCAAGACTTTATGATGTTAGTAGAAATGTCTTCGTCTTTGGAGGATGAAGTTATTTTAGGTGAGTTGAAACGTAAAATGACTGTTATGTCTAAAAAAGGAAAACAGCCACTTCAATGCTTTGTATATGCAACAAAAAATAATGAAAAAAGTTTTTATAACAATGAAAAAAAAGTTGCAATTTGGGCACAGGCAATAGCTGATGCTGTTAATGGTAACCAAGAGTATATTCTTAGCATGAACCATATGTTAGTCAATTGGAATATGTGGAAATATCAGATTGTTTTGCTAATATCAGCGTGTGCACATATTAGACAGAATGAAAAATTAGATGAAGTTATTAGAGATTTGTATATTGACTATGATGATGACAAGGTAAGATTTACTGTAATGAAACGTTTGCTTTATGGCTCAAATTCTGAAAACTATCAGAGTGCATTTTCGATGTTAAAAAAATCAGATTTTATAGGTTCAGATACAGATAGAAAGTATTTTAATGCGGTTAAGAAAAAGGTGGAAAATGCACCAGAGAAAGAACGTAGAAAATTGTATGAGGCCTTTAGGGGGATACAAGGTTTTAATGGAGCAAAGAGAAAGAGGATAGAAAGATTATTTATAGAAAAAGAGGATAATGGAATAGCAAAAAGAATAAATGAATCTACTCCAGAACAAAAAGATTCTATTTTGAAGGAAGTACATAGTAAAATTTATGGTTCTCAGAAAGATTACCGTGAAATTTCTCTTCAATCAAAGGATATAAAACTGTATAGACTAGAGATACAAAATATGTTTATGAAAAAACTAGGAAATACAAGTGTAAGTTTAGAAGATATTAAAATATATGGACTAGCAATAGGAAATCTTGATTCAAATGGTAGTGCAATTCCGTTTCTTATAGAACGGATGTCAATGTGTTCAGATGAAACTCAAAAACTTATGTATGCTTATGTGCTTGCGATTATATCAGATGAACATATCGATATGTTTATCAATAAAGTATTGAAGTATGATGGAAATAGTGTACATTCAATATTAAGTTCAGTTAGAAACCTAAACCGGACAGGAAAAAATCAAATTGTAAGAAAGTATTTGTACGAAAACTGTATTAAAATAAAAGATAAATATGGTATTGTATCAAATGAACTTAAAACATGTTTAAGAAATATAGGAGAATTTATTCAAGTCGGTCATACAGTAGCGATATATGATGTGAAGTTTGATCAATTGCTTTTTGACTTCCTTGGATATGACAAGATGACTGAGACATTTGAAAAAACAAAATGTACGGCTAGGAATACATCACTTGTTCTTCAAATATTGGAAAGTGTTATGGATAAGAATAATTACGAAAGGCGATATATGAAGTTCATGTGGAACCTATTCGTTGAATTTAAAAACACCAATATGGATTTGTCAAATAGAATTGATAATGTGGTAAGTCGCTTGACGGGACAAGGAATACCGTTAATGCAGGAGGGAAACTTGCATGGATAGAATTACAAAGGAATTGGATGATTTGATTATCCAATATGATTTTGAAGATAGAAATACGGATGTTGCTTGTTATAACAAAATTAAAATGGATTATTATCTTATACTCACTATAGCTGTGACATGGGATATAAAATATTTATCAATGAGTGAGGATAAGATTAATACGGTTATTACGTGTTTACAAAGACCTGAAACTGGGAAATTAATTAAGATACTAAATGCTGGATTGGGATTAAATAAAAATATTGTAGATATTTTCAATTTATATAAAGAAGGTAGAAACCTCAGATTTGGTCATACAACATTTGATAAATACGAGGCAAACAATTTAAATTCTGAATGTAATCATTGTTATAGTGAATTGATGAAAATCGGTGCTATAGATGATTTTTGTAGTGAAGTGGTACGCAAATTATATCAGGAAGAGAATGATTTCTTTTATATAGCTAGTATGAAACAGAATGGTGAAATGTTGGTAAAACAGTTTGGTAATAAAAATGGAATTATGAAAATTTCAGAACTGCAAATGAAATCAAGAATGATTAATAAACAAAATGATATAAGAGAAGGTGATTTGTTTATTATGATTGATGATACTTTTATTAAGGTGTCACCATTTATTACATATAGCGATAAGGAACAGTTATTTCTAATGTTAATGGATATAGAAACATCACCACTTGCTTTTAAAATGGCATATGTGTATAGAACTAAATATGCTAGTGATTCGGTAAAATATCTTGATGAATTTCCTAAAGAATTGATAAGTTATTTTCCTAAAGAAAATAGAAAGATTGGAAAAAATGGAATCACGTTAAATAGGTTTTCACAATATGAATTGTTTGAGCAGGATTATTATCCTTCGATTCATGAGTCGGTTCAGAAACAACTGGATGATTTTATTGTTGGGAATATGGCATATGGAGCAGTTAGAGGTGTTGGAGGTGTTGGTAAAACTAGTGCTGTATTCATGTGGATGAATAGAGTTCTTAATAATGAAGATGGCATATTAGATAGAATTAGGGAACGTTTTGAACTTAAGAGAATTATTTTTTTATCTGCTAAAACAAAAATTTATTCAAGAAGTATAAATGCAGAAAATTACAGCAATTTTAATGATATTAAAAGTGATGTAAGCAATTATGATGAAATTGTGAGTTGCATTTATGCAGCTTTTCATTCACAAGAAAAGGAAGGGCTGCCTTTTGAGGAAAAGGAAGAGTATATCAAGAACTATTCTAATCAAGCACATGCGATATTGGTCATTATAGATGATTATGAGAGTTTGCCAACAAAATCCAGAGAAAAAATTCAAAAATTAAAAGATTCGTTAAATCCGAATTTGATTAAGTTTTTGATAACTACAAGATTTACATCAAAAGAGTCAAAGGATATCATAGTTGAACAATTAAATGAAATGGAATGCACTGAAATGACAAATTATATTTTTGGAGATGAAAA
The window above is part of the Leptotrichia trevisanii DSM 22070 genome. Proteins encoded here:
- a CDS encoding Hsp70 family protein, producing the protein MAGRKAFYGIDLGTTHTVVVKATKEGGEWKYVKLKLVNMPISELDDIKETELLPSAVYFAKDGRIIVGEYAKEAIHFDPERVYINAKIDLGGSLRKDQYNEHTPQEVSKEILKVCFAKIVEDGGSNASVRISVPAAFSQDKRSDTENAAKQALFELGYKDLKLVRTTEEPFAALVNLVVNENQFINMVQSNKNTIMLIDIGGGTMDIIISDISQDKANNVLKASTPYEPAKHDEFAGAKFDYEMMKKFMADFLNHYELYEHEVPEQDLIILEKRMLLITEDAKKFLCNKENASRTYEFTCDFEGLRIDLSQKEPFKISISKKQMDIALDGLLNSKEEYGTNQSIKRIIRKTLSDNGLSPKDIDCIYLTGGMANYDQISNTIKSVIQKPVIVAKEPLYCTAIGVALSLVIQTPEGTAEISKALQKKMSTRNNDEETEIITREFETEKQEEIISGANIDISETKRMGMSYYIDVEDKMPVEIISKDESYPCLLKNSNVKLKTSSQSRMNLVLYEGRSVYDCGMRLLRKKTVEFSEMVNIGTTIDISYKIDANKLITIYASVDGEAPFEFNTEED
- the purH gene encoding bifunctional phosphoribosylaminoimidazolecarboxamide formyltransferase/IMP cyclohydrolase yields the protein MKKRALISVFDKTGILEFAQFLNQKGVEIISTGGTYKFLKENGLSVIDVSEVTKFKEMLDGRVKTLHPNIHGGILAIRDNKEHMDTIAKEGIETIDYVVVNLYPFFREVQTDKTFDEKIEFIDIGGPTMLRSAAKSFKDVTVICETEDYAKVMEEIENNGEVSFETKKRLAGKVFNLTSAYDAAISNFLMEEEYPKYLNVSYEKKFDLRYGENPHQSAAYYVSITENGSMKDFVQLNGKELSFNNIRDMDIAWKVANEFDEIACCAVKHSTPCGVAVADDVFMAYKKAHDCDPVSIFGGIVAINREIDAKTAQELHKIFLEIVIAPAFTDEALEILKSKKNLRVIKCEVAKPQDKVEYVKVDGGILVQQTNQKMIDNMEVVTKKQPTEQELKDMELGMKVVKHVKSNAIVVVKDGAATGVGTGQTNRIWATQHALEHAKGDLDSLEGAVLASDAFFPFRDCVDEAAKYGIKALVQPGGSIRDKESIEAADEHGMTMVFTGIRHFKH